The SAR324 cluster bacterium genome includes a window with the following:
- a CDS encoding TerB family tellurite resistance protein: MIRKIFEMRSEDGAEFPLPTKQWIAKIIGGSIIADGVVHRNEHVYLENLFSMMKDEPQALLIIRDIIRNGEIPEIEAINIDPRMAERVFKGVLEICACDHEISPSEIKYINQAGSALNIDMLRVHKLINSTLRKVKIEFFNQLLEELQPDEKRWLAIIILKCVYADGKVHYREIPYLNDVFELVDSDQQALSRIKQDAVDIPLNQLPKVYFDEEIKRDIMRYILEIVMGDEDLDESEELLIHGIADAIEFDREQLYSLMDTVEQVKFFIRASAELME, encoded by the coding sequence ATGATACGAAAAATTTTCGAAATGCGCTCGGAGGATGGTGCAGAATTCCCCCTTCCCACAAAACAGTGGATTGCTAAAATAATCGGCGGAAGTATCATTGCCGATGGTGTGGTTCACCGGAATGAACATGTCTATCTGGAAAACCTCTTCAGCATGATGAAAGATGAACCCCAGGCCCTGCTGATCATCAGAGACATTATCCGCAATGGTGAGATTCCTGAAATTGAGGCCATCAATATTGATCCCAGAATGGCAGAACGAGTTTTCAAGGGGGTGTTGGAAATTTGTGCCTGTGACCATGAAATCAGTCCGAGTGAAATCAAATATATCAATCAGGCAGGATCGGCGCTGAACATTGATATGCTGAGAGTTCACAAACTGATCAATTCCACTCTGAGAAAAGTTAAAATTGAATTTTTCAATCAACTGCTTGAAGAGTTGCAACCGGATGAAAAACGATGGTTGGCCATTATTATTTTAAAATGTGTCTATGCGGATGGCAAAGTGCATTACAGGGAAATTCCCTATTTGAACGATGTCTTTGAACTGGTGGATTCTGACCAGCAGGCATTGAGTCGAATCAAGCAGGATGCTGTTGACATACCACTGAATCAATTGCCCAAAGTGTATTTTGACGAGGAAATCAAACGGGATATCATGCGTTACATCCTTGAAATTGTCATGGGCGATGAAGATCTGGACGAAAGTGAAGAACTTCTTATTCACGGTATTGCGGATGCGATTGAGTTTGATCGGGAACAACTCTATTCGCTCATGGATACTGTCGAACAGGTCAAATTTTTTATTAGAGCCAGTGCGGAACTCATGGAATAA
- a CDS encoding 6-carboxytetrahydropterin synthase — translation MIQYYYRLGFEAARKLKQFSHTHGHSFRMTLAQQKTEASETLHWKALGETLHPLQSILDYSLLNESTGLDNPTDSSLVHWIRDNLATPCTQVRLIGTPKTEYILDAQGMHGCVETILHSSHFLPNVPPGHKCGRLHGHNFGVKLQWHGNTSVAEIQIVSEPVLEKLNQTLLNQIPGLENPTSENLSFWLWNTLHPLIPCLEEVTVFETQTAGSTYSGNGVWECFKSFSMDSAVPWNSSYQGFTYEITLRVSGTLNPALGWIRDFGEIKDVFAPVFFLLDHRALDGVDGLVSSDLADIGTWLVEKLRHDLPEISGVDLWNTESTGMSLRVMNKQKGA, via the coding sequence ATGATTCAGTATTATTACCGTCTGGGATTTGAAGCGGCTCGTAAGTTGAAACAGTTTTCACACACCCATGGTCATTCGTTCCGGATGACACTGGCTCAACAGAAAACAGAAGCCTCTGAAACGTTACACTGGAAAGCACTCGGTGAAACATTACATCCGTTGCAATCGATTCTGGACTACTCTCTGCTGAATGAATCCACCGGATTGGACAATCCCACCGATTCATCGTTGGTCCACTGGATCCGTGACAATCTGGCGACTCCCTGCACCCAGGTCAGGTTGATTGGCACTCCCAAAACTGAATATATTCTGGATGCGCAGGGCATGCATGGATGTGTTGAAACCATCCTGCATTCATCCCATTTTTTACCGAATGTACCGCCGGGACATAAATGCGGAAGACTGCATGGACATAATTTTGGTGTGAAACTTCAATGGCATGGAAACACTTCCGTGGCTGAAATCCAGATCGTGTCAGAACCCGTCTTGGAAAAATTGAATCAAACCCTGCTGAATCAGATTCCCGGGCTGGAAAATCCAACCTCCGAAAATCTGTCCTTCTGGCTTTGGAACACCTTGCATCCGCTTATCCCGTGTCTGGAAGAAGTGACAGTGTTTGAGACACAGACTGCCGGCAGTACTTATTCAGGGAATGGTGTCTGGGAATGTTTCAAGTCCTTCAGCATGGACAGTGCGGTTCCCTGGAATAGTAGTTATCAGGGATTTACCTATGAAATCACACTGAGGGTTAGTGGCACACTGAACCCTGCCTTGGGGTGGATTCGCGACTTTGGTGAAATCAAGGATGTGTTCGCCCCTGTGTTTTTTCTGTTGGACCATCGTGCCCTTGATGGTGTTGATGGACTGGTGTCGTCAGATCTTGCGGATATCGGGACCTGGCTGGTTGAAAAACTGAGACATGATTTACCGGAAATCAGTGGCGTGGATCTCTGGAATACGGAATCCACCGGAATGTCATTGCGAGTGATGAACAAACAGAAAGGTGCGTGA
- the radC gene encoding DNA repair protein RadC, with translation MSSKFFSIIRDYYQNSPAYEEIRQFIVNEPALYQIPRQEFSHDFLNTLLPLLGIPWRPSSSRRELQPVYGVLDTINPHYFRSEQILSKTRILTHLKASQQELIGTSLIKFIQIIRATELQSHKLGTAEMQSLWIQIWTPSQAWAGFSFLQSWNIPIVASLKGNRCWQRFKHGKNQHDGTPDLWMKTCTEEATMDIVSADLLSGAFSGELKPLGVPSICEDIPNCECCPLNQECLFFVQKISNSTETASRTKTDLHNKSTAELLIEIIPEASIVIDSLGVEPDTDSLLRHLDQKTPRELFLLARDSLKLTGKLTILLELCKRYNEHKLVPGKAFQSSVDVFRHFQHRLRELKQEVFLVILLDNKHQYLTDCQITQGLLNKSLVHPREVFASAIEHRAAAIIAIHNHPSGDPRPSPEDIQITRRLQDTGKIVGIPLLDHVIIGRDQYCSLADEGLMQEIS, from the coding sequence ATGAGTTCCAAATTTTTTTCCATAATCAGGGATTACTATCAAAACAGTCCCGCTTATGAAGAGATTCGCCAGTTTATTGTCAATGAACCAGCCTTGTATCAAATTCCACGGCAGGAATTTTCCCATGATTTTCTGAACACACTGCTTCCCTTACTGGGCATCCCCTGGCGTCCTTCCTCTTCCCGAAGAGAATTGCAACCCGTTTATGGGGTGCTGGACACCATCAACCCGCATTATTTCAGGTCGGAACAGATCTTGTCAAAAACTAGGATTCTGACGCATCTGAAGGCATCTCAGCAGGAACTGATCGGAACATCCCTGATAAAATTTATTCAGATCATTCGTGCGACAGAACTACAGTCGCACAAGTTAGGAACAGCCGAAATGCAATCCCTGTGGATACAAATCTGGACACCGTCACAGGCCTGGGCTGGTTTCAGTTTTCTCCAGTCATGGAATATCCCGATCGTCGCCAGTTTGAAGGGAAATCGGTGTTGGCAACGGTTCAAACATGGCAAAAATCAGCATGATGGAACTCCTGATTTGTGGATGAAAACATGTACGGAGGAAGCAACGATGGATATTGTCAGCGCAGACCTCCTGTCAGGTGCGTTTTCCGGTGAATTGAAGCCTCTTGGTGTTCCTTCAATTTGTGAGGATATTCCCAACTGTGAATGCTGTCCGCTTAATCAGGAGTGCCTGTTTTTTGTGCAGAAAATATCTAATTCAACGGAAACCGCATCAAGAACGAAGACAGATCTACACAATAAATCAACAGCAGAATTGCTGATAGAAATAATACCGGAAGCGTCTATTGTTATTGACAGCCTGGGTGTCGAACCGGACACAGATTCTCTGCTACGACATCTTGACCAGAAAACACCCCGAGAATTATTTTTATTGGCACGGGATTCCTTGAAACTGACCGGAAAACTGACAATTCTGCTGGAATTGTGTAAACGCTACAATGAGCACAAACTTGTTCCCGGCAAGGCTTTTCAATCCAGTGTTGATGTGTTCCGGCATTTTCAGCACAGGTTGAGAGAATTAAAACAGGAAGTGTTTCTGGTGATTCTTCTGGACAACAAACATCAATATTTGACGGATTGCCAAATCACGCAAGGATTGCTCAACAAAAGCCTGGTGCATCCACGGGAGGTTTTTGCGTCAGCCATTGAACACAGGGCGGCGGCAATCATTGCGATTCATAATCATCCCTCGGGTGATCCACGCCCGTCACCTGAAGACATTCAAATCACACGACGATTGCAGGATACCGGCAAAATCGTTGGAATTCCCCTGCTTGATCATGTGATTATCGGCCGTGATCAATATTGCAGTCTCGCCGATGAAGGTTTAATGCAGGAGATCTCTTGA
- a CDS encoding sigma-54-dependent Fis family transcriptional regulator: protein MIRKYKLSEEEIRFYRLVSSAAFGNPFSEEWGALVLEISGCSRGAPPPEVRKGLNDAVTHRLYVMDQPQFRTLESFSGEDRDVMEGVYLFEAYYRNIEKFDHLIQEQIHAGDVSCRVNFGEDILTLLERRGIDHERAVRLFGLFYQIRRAYYFIDRALLGKSSSMKQLRRQLWNNVFTYDIHLYEKYLYHRMEDFSTIILGDTGTGKGTAAVAIGRSGFIPFDDKKNAFVESFSKVFTAINLSQFHEQLIESELFGHKKGAFTGAIEAHEGVFKRCNRFGAIFLDEIGEVSIPIQIKLLHVLQDRFFYPVGSHEKQRFSGRVIVATNKSLDQLREKGLFRDDFYYRLSSDVIIVPSLYDRIKEHPDELDSLIQHFLMELTHEESPELFDLVKGTLKKQLPPDYNWPGNVREVEQAIRRILMTQTYRGDTRRVASDLRQRLLFEFESGDLPARDVLSAYCALLYTKFNNYEEVARKTQLDRRTAKKYVLRWLENQDETDFEEEN from the coding sequence ATGATCAGAAAATATAAATTGAGTGAAGAAGAGATCAGATTTTACAGACTGGTGTCCTCAGCCGCCTTCGGAAACCCATTCAGCGAGGAGTGGGGGGCTTTGGTGCTTGAAATTTCAGGCTGTTCCCGTGGTGCGCCACCTCCGGAAGTTCGCAAAGGTCTGAATGATGCCGTTACGCATCGACTGTATGTCATGGATCAACCTCAATTCAGAACATTGGAGTCCTTTTCCGGAGAAGATCGTGATGTCATGGAAGGCGTGTATCTGTTTGAAGCGTACTACCGGAACATTGAAAAATTTGACCATTTGATTCAGGAACAGATCCATGCGGGTGATGTCTCATGCCGGGTTAATTTTGGTGAGGATATCCTTACGTTACTGGAACGACGCGGGATTGATCATGAACGCGCAGTACGTCTGTTTGGACTGTTTTACCAGATCCGGCGCGCGTATTATTTCATTGATCGTGCGTTGCTGGGAAAAAGTTCTTCGATGAAACAATTACGGCGCCAGTTGTGGAATAACGTCTTCACCTACGATATTCATTTGTATGAAAAATACCTCTATCATCGCATGGAAGATTTTTCGACCATTATTCTTGGAGATACCGGAACCGGTAAAGGAACAGCGGCTGTAGCGATCGGGCGTTCGGGATTCATACCCTTTGATGATAAAAAAAACGCGTTTGTCGAAAGTTTCTCCAAGGTCTTCACCGCCATCAATCTGTCGCAGTTTCATGAGCAGTTGATTGAATCAGAATTGTTCGGTCACAAAAAAGGCGCATTCACTGGTGCGATCGAAGCCCACGAAGGCGTGTTCAAGCGTTGCAACCGGTTTGGGGCTATTTTTCTGGATGAAATCGGTGAGGTGAGCATTCCGATCCAGATCAAATTGTTGCATGTGTTGCAAGATCGGTTTTTTTATCCAGTGGGCAGTCACGAAAAACAGCGTTTCTCAGGCCGGGTGATTGTGGCAACCAACAAATCGCTGGATCAGTTGCGTGAAAAAGGCTTGTTCCGCGATGATTTTTATTATCGGCTCAGTTCGGATGTGATCATTGTGCCATCGCTGTATGACAGGATTAAAGAGCATCCTGATGAACTGGACAGCCTGATTCAGCATTTTCTGATGGAACTGACCCATGAGGAAAGTCCGGAACTGTTTGATCTTGTCAAGGGAACTCTGAAAAAACAACTCCCCCCCGATTACAACTGGCCGGGCAATGTCCGTGAAGTGGAACAGGCGATTCGCAGGATTTTGATGACTCAAACTTACCGTGGGGATACCCGGCGAGTTGCCAGCGATTTGAGACAGCGATTATTGTTTGAGTTTGAGTCGGGTGATTTACCCGCACGGGATGTGTTGAGTGCGTATTGCGCCTTGTTGTATACAAAATTCAATAATTATGAGGAAGTCGCCCGCAAAACCCAACTGGACCGGCGGACTGCCAAAAAATATGTGCTTCGCTGGCTGGAGAATCAGGATGAAACAGACTTTGAAGAGGAAAATTGA
- a CDS encoding RlmE family RNA methyltransferase produces MKKVKDHYFHKAKQDGYVARSAYKLEEIEKKHRLLKGGQRILDLGCCPGSWLQYVSGRLKGNGNIVGLDLQPVTVKLPDNVQVLQQDIFEIPLDGTFFKEPFDLILSDMAPKTTGIKNVDNQRSYDLCVHALRVADIYLKNGGNLLVKYFQGQHFQQLKIDFQKQYQQVHIIKPQSSRSESVEIFVLGMNKKIQDRTIPQA; encoded by the coding sequence TTGAAAAAAGTAAAAGATCACTATTTTCATAAAGCGAAACAGGATGGCTATGTGGCACGTTCCGCATATAAACTGGAAGAAATTGAAAAAAAACACAGGTTGCTCAAAGGCGGCCAACGCATTCTTGATCTGGGCTGTTGTCCGGGTTCCTGGCTACAATATGTTTCCGGACGGTTGAAAGGCAATGGAAATATTGTGGGACTTGATCTTCAGCCTGTGACCGTAAAATTGCCTGACAATGTTCAGGTACTTCAACAGGATATTTTTGAGATTCCACTGGATGGAACATTTTTTAAGGAACCCTTCGATTTGATTTTAAGCGATATGGCGCCCAAAACGACAGGAATTAAAAATGTAGACAACCAACGATCGTATGATTTGTGTGTTCATGCGCTACGGGTGGCGGATATTTATCTGAAAAACGGGGGGAATTTACTCGTTAAATATTTTCAGGGACAGCATTTTCAGCAGTTAAAAATTGATTTTCAGAAACAGTATCAACAGGTTCATATTATTAAACCTCAAAGTTCAAGGAGTGAAAGCGTCGAAATATTTGTTCTGGGTATGAATAAAAAAATACAGGATCGTACAATACCCCAGGCTTGA
- a CDS encoding NHLP leader peptide family RiPP precursor → MELYQQIIEKTWADTSFRELLFSNPKEALAQMGQSLPENMEVQIHQDTLDTMNFVLLDEAQAKDAVWGDDPVGRVSRKALDDAAFRERLLSNPHEAVQESLGLGFPGELRIYANTPNQLHLVMPVNPDFYGELSDSDLAVVAGGKGQYTEMCKGISSLVSVVGKALPSLGPLLTGGTSLIDMASKLF, encoded by the coding sequence ATGGAACTATATCAACAAATTATTGAGAAAACTTGGGCGGATACTTCATTCAGAGAACTGTTGTTCAGCAATCCGAAAGAGGCGTTGGCACAAATGGGGCAATCGTTGCCTGAGAATATGGAAGTCCAGATTCATCAGGATACGCTGGATACCATGAATTTTGTACTGCTTGATGAAGCACAGGCCAAAGATGCGGTGTGGGGGGATGATCCGGTTGGCAGAGTCTCTCGTAAGGCTCTTGACGATGCGGCATTTCGTGAACGCTTGCTGTCAAACCCTCATGAGGCGGTTCAGGAATCATTAGGATTGGGATTTCCCGGAGAATTGAGGATTTATGCCAACACTCCAAATCAATTGCATCTGGTAATGCCGGTAAATCCTGATTTTTATGGAGAATTGAGCGATTCTGATCTGGCGGTAGTCGCAGGTGGAAAAGGACAATATACAGAAATGTGCAAAGGAATTTCTTCTCTGGTTTCTGTTGTAGGAAAGGCTCTCCCCAGTCTTGGCCCCCTACTCACAGGTGGAACAAGCCTCATTGATATGGCATCAAAACTTTTCTGA
- the fbp gene encoding class 1 fructose-bisphosphatase: protein MKPSGVMTIERYILEAEHKFPGATGKLSAVLQDLTLAFKIIHREVSKAGLVNILGVAGKENVHGEEVKKLDVFADEVIAITMENTGHLCVMASEENEDVIHISEKYPKGKYVLLYDPLDGSSNIDANASIGTIFSIYKRVTQTEGKGTLEDCLQPGFQQVGAGYCVYGSSTMLVYTAGDGVHGFTLDPSIGEFLLSHENIRIPQRGTYYSVNEGNRRYWDDSIKNYVDFLQEEDKASKRPYKSRYIGSLVADFHRTLLYGGIFMYPADSRAPHGKLRLLYEANPMAMLVEQAGGVATDGQKRILDIQPTTLHQRIPLYIGSYDDVQQCMSFKS from the coding sequence ATGAAACCATCAGGTGTAATGACCATTGAGCGCTACATTCTGGAAGCGGAACATAAATTTCCAGGTGCCACCGGTAAACTTTCAGCCGTGTTGCAAGACCTGACTCTTGCATTCAAGATTATTCACAGAGAAGTCAGCAAGGCTGGTCTGGTGAATATCCTTGGCGTGGCAGGTAAAGAAAATGTGCATGGAGAGGAGGTCAAAAAACTGGATGTGTTTGCTGATGAAGTCATTGCGATCACCATGGAAAACACAGGTCATTTGTGTGTGATGGCGTCTGAGGAAAACGAGGATGTAATCCACATTTCAGAAAAGTATCCCAAAGGTAAATATGTGCTGCTGTATGATCCACTGGATGGGTCGTCCAACATTGATGCCAACGCCAGTATCGGTACGATTTTTTCAATCTATAAACGTGTGACCCAGACAGAGGGCAAAGGCACTCTGGAAGACTGCCTGCAACCGGGATTTCAGCAGGTTGGCGCAGGATATTGTGTCTATGGTTCAAGCACGATGCTGGTTTATACGGCTGGCGATGGCGTGCATGGATTCACTTTGGATCCAAGCATTGGTGAGTTTCTCCTGTCTCACGAAAACATTCGAATCCCACAACGAGGAACCTATTACAGTGTGAATGAAGGGAACCGCCGCTATTGGGATGATTCCATCAAAAATTATGTGGATTTTCTCCAGGAAGAAGACAAGGCGTCCAAACGGCCCTACAAAAGCCGGTATATCGGCTCACTGGTTGCCGACTTTCACCGAACCCTGCTGTATGGTGGAATTTTCATGTATCCTGCGGACAGCCGTGCGCCTCATGGAAAACTTCGTCTGCTGTATGAAGCCAATCCGATGGCCATGCTGGTGGAACAAGCAGGTGGCGTTGCGACAGATGGTCAAAAAAGGATCCTCGATATTCAGCCAACAACACTGCATCAGCGCATCCCGTTGTATATCGGAAGCTATGATGATGTGCAACAATGCATGAGTTTCAAGTCCTGA
- a CDS encoding caspase family protein, producing the protein MNRFKQTVFQIVFLMGMALAFGRTTSHAAETRGFKTVIKNDKGQDIGFYSGSYALLIGVSDYTAGWPDLESISSELEEVAVSLKEKGFKVELVLNPDSRQLPKAYEDFIKKYGYDVNNQLLFYFSGHGFTRNNGSKGYLVPADAPNPTENEKEFLQKALNMSRILNWSREMEAKHALFLFDSCFSGTIFKTRALPKVPPHITEVTSKPVRQFITAGSAGEEVPARSVFTPAFVRSLRGEADVNRDGYVTGTELGVYLREKVMSYQTGQTPQYGKIRDPELDEGDFVFIVQNGEIPTTVSASTEFSLDDLTSQEKAKWEKYLHEMKQALEQVQLYEQESGSPELKVMAWQRFIDAYDSNHPWSDEDEKWREHGNQQKIWWQQQISNAEITLANEIWTEPQTGMRFVRVEGGPFSEKTWVGQHEVSESQWEEIMGKLPGDSHGAMHPVQVKDLELIHEFIHKLNQSHQLEGPFELIKQKQWEYVCREGGTQTGMSNFANPKKVNFGKNKGMVMPVDSFEPNVLNLYNMQGNVAEWVEEGLLMGGDWMSAPNEVRCDSIKKMSGFFEMLAYDGGGFRLIRTP; encoded by the coding sequence ATGAATAGATTCAAACAGACCGTTTTTCAAATCGTTTTTCTGATGGGAATGGCACTGGCGTTTGGAAGGACAACATCACATGCCGCAGAAACACGAGGTTTTAAAACCGTCATAAAAAACGACAAAGGGCAGGATATTGGATTTTATTCAGGAAGTTATGCGCTTCTGATCGGTGTGAGCGATTATACTGCCGGTTGGCCTGATCTTGAAAGCATTTCATCAGAACTTGAAGAAGTAGCCGTCTCGCTGAAAGAAAAAGGGTTCAAGGTTGAATTGGTGTTGAATCCAGACAGTCGGCAACTTCCAAAGGCCTATGAGGACTTTATCAAGAAATATGGCTATGATGTGAATAACCAGTTATTGTTTTATTTTTCTGGTCATGGGTTTACCAGAAATAATGGTTCAAAAGGCTATCTGGTACCTGCTGACGCACCCAATCCCACTGAAAATGAAAAAGAGTTTTTGCAGAAGGCTCTCAACATGAGCCGGATTTTGAACTGGTCTCGAGAAATGGAAGCCAAACATGCTTTATTTCTGTTTGACAGTTGTTTTTCTGGAACCATCTTTAAAACAAGAGCGTTGCCCAAGGTTCCTCCCCACATTACTGAAGTCACTTCAAAACCCGTAAGACAGTTTATCACGGCAGGAAGCGCTGGCGAAGAAGTTCCGGCCCGCAGTGTTTTTACTCCGGCTTTTGTTCGCTCCTTGCGTGGAGAAGCTGATGTGAATCGTGATGGATATGTCACGGGAACAGAACTTGGTGTTTATTTGCGGGAAAAAGTCATGAGTTATCAAACCGGACAAACCCCGCAATATGGAAAAATACGTGATCCGGAACTGGATGAAGGGGATTTCGTGTTCATAGTGCAGAATGGGGAAATACCAACGACGGTGTCTGCCTCAACAGAATTTTCACTGGATGATCTGACTTCGCAGGAAAAGGCTAAATGGGAAAAATATCTCCATGAAATGAAACAGGCACTGGAACAGGTTCAGTTGTATGAACAGGAATCTGGGTCGCCAGAACTCAAGGTGATGGCCTGGCAACGGTTTATTGATGCTTATGACAGCAATCATCCATGGTCTGACGAAGATGAAAAGTGGCGAGAGCACGGAAACCAGCAAAAAATCTGGTGGCAACAACAAATCAGCAATGCTGAAATCACCCTCGCAAATGAAATCTGGACAGAGCCACAAACCGGCATGCGTTTCGTGAGGGTGGAAGGTGGACCTTTTTCAGAAAAAACATGGGTTGGGCAACATGAGGTTTCAGAATCACAATGGGAAGAAATTATGGGAAAACTGCCCGGTGATTCGCACGGAGCCATGCATCCCGTCCAGGTGAAAGACCTTGAATTGATCCATGAGTTTATCCATAAATTAAACCAGTCGCATCAACTGGAAGGTCCGTTTGAATTAATAAAACAGAAACAGTGGGAATACGTCTGCCGGGAAGGTGGAACCCAAACAGGAATGAGCAATTTCGCAAATCCAAAGAAAGTGAATTTCGGGAAAAACAAAGGAATGGTGATGCCCGTGGATTCATTTGAACCGAATGTTCTCAACTTATACAACATGCAGGGTAATGTCGCGGAATGGGTGGAAGAAGGACTCCTCATGGGTGGAGACTGGATGTCGGCACCCAACGAAGTCCGTTGCGATTCCATAAAAAAAATGAGCGGATTTTTTGAAATGCTGGCTTATGATGGTGGCGGATTCAGACTCATCCGAACGCCATAA